Proteins encoded in a region of the Gulosibacter sediminis genome:
- a CDS encoding alpha-1,4-glucan--maltose-1-phosphate maltosyltransferase, with protein sequence MQLQPQLDDNRFPSRASVGEVVPFQAVAYREGHDLIGAEIVLTSPEGVTERIRMRPGRPGLDEWVASAQVTTVGTWSWHVEAWGDDFATWQHNAEIKVPAGIDVELMLEEGARVLERAAADAALTVAERDTLLQAAIVARETTRPGQERLDAATTDAVLELLAQHPVRSLVTPSDTLEIRVERERSGFGAWYELFPRSEGARRNPDGTWASGTFRTAASRLDGVAAMGFDVVYLPPIHPIGRTNRKGPNNTLNAGPNDPGSPWAIGAAEGGHREVHPDLGTIDDFTAFVARAEELGLEVALDLALQATPDHPWVAEHPEWFTTLADGTIAYAENPPKKYQDIYPINFDNDRAGIYREVFEIVEYWIGLGVHIFRVDNPHTKPLQFWEWLIHEINARHPEVIFLAEAFTRPAVMQSLAKAGFQQSYSYFTWRNTREELEEFLTSVSHETSHFMRPNLFVNTPDILTEYLQHGGRAAYEARAVIAATASPNWGVYAGYELVENVARPGSEENIDNEKYEYKERDWAAREADGSSLAPLITKLNEIRHAHPALAQLRNFEVHDADYDQILTFSKHLSGAYTPTGIDDTIIVVVNLDTANTNIANVHLDLEKLGLPAASAFGVVDLLSGQRWTWRSSNYVRLDPGQAHVLHVQR encoded by the coding sequence ATGCAGCTGCAGCCGCAGCTCGACGACAACCGGTTCCCGTCCCGCGCCTCGGTCGGTGAGGTCGTGCCCTTCCAAGCGGTCGCGTACCGCGAGGGCCACGACCTCATCGGCGCCGAGATCGTGCTCACCTCGCCCGAGGGCGTGACCGAGCGCATCCGCATGCGCCCCGGCCGCCCCGGCCTCGACGAGTGGGTCGCGTCGGCGCAGGTCACGACGGTTGGCACCTGGAGCTGGCACGTCGAGGCCTGGGGCGACGACTTCGCTACCTGGCAGCACAACGCCGAGATCAAGGTGCCCGCCGGCATCGACGTCGAGCTCATGCTCGAAGAGGGCGCCCGCGTGCTCGAGCGCGCGGCCGCCGACGCCGCCCTCACCGTGGCCGAGCGCGACACGCTCCTGCAGGCCGCGATCGTCGCCCGCGAGACCACACGCCCGGGGCAGGAACGCCTCGACGCCGCGACGACGGATGCGGTGCTCGAGCTGCTCGCGCAGCACCCGGTTCGCTCGCTGGTCACGCCCTCCGACACCCTCGAGATCCGCGTCGAGCGCGAGCGCAGCGGCTTCGGCGCCTGGTACGAGCTCTTCCCCCGCTCGGAGGGTGCGCGACGCAACCCGGACGGCACCTGGGCCTCGGGCACGTTCCGCACCGCCGCATCCCGCCTCGACGGCGTTGCGGCGATGGGCTTCGACGTCGTCTACCTGCCACCGATCCACCCGATCGGCCGCACCAACCGCAAGGGTCCGAACAACACCCTCAATGCAGGGCCAAACGACCCGGGCTCGCCCTGGGCGATCGGCGCCGCCGAGGGCGGACACCGCGAGGTGCACCCCGACCTCGGCACGATCGACGACTTCACCGCCTTCGTCGCGCGGGCTGAGGAACTCGGCCTCGAGGTCGCGCTCGACCTCGCGCTGCAGGCGACCCCCGACCACCCGTGGGTCGCGGAGCACCCGGAGTGGTTCACGACGCTCGCCGACGGCACGATCGCCTACGCCGAGAACCCGCCGAAGAAGTACCAAGACATCTACCCGATCAACTTCGACAACGACCGCGCGGGCATCTACCGCGAGGTGTTCGAAATTGTCGAGTACTGGATCGGCCTCGGCGTGCACATCTTCCGCGTCGACAACCCGCACACGAAACCGCTGCAGTTCTGGGAGTGGCTGATCCACGAGATCAACGCGCGCCACCCCGAGGTGATCTTCCTCGCCGAGGCGTTCACGCGCCCCGCGGTGATGCAGTCGCTCGCGAAGGCCGGCTTCCAGCAGTCCTACTCGTACTTCACGTGGCGCAACACCCGCGAGGAGCTCGAGGAGTTCCTCACCTCGGTGTCGCACGAGACGAGCCACTTCATGCGGCCGAACCTCTTCGTGAACACCCCCGACATTCTCACCGAGTACCTGCAGCACGGCGGCCGCGCCGCGTACGAGGCCCGCGCCGTCATCGCCGCCACAGCCTCGCCGAACTGGGGCGTCTACGCGGGCTACGAGCTCGTTGAGAACGTCGCGCGCCCCGGCTCGGAAGAGAACATCGACAACGAGAAGTACGAGTACAAGGAGCGCGACTGGGCCGCCCGCGAGGCCGACGGCTCGTCGCTCGCCCCGCTCATCACGAAGCTCAACGAGATTCGCCACGCGCATCCGGCTCTCGCGCAGCTGCGCAACTTCGAGGTGCACGACGCCGACTACGACCAGATCCTCACGTTCTCGAAGCACCTCTCGGGCGCCTACACGCCAACCGGCATCGACGACACGATCATCGTCGTCGTGAACCTCGACACCGCGAACACGAACATTGCGAACGTGCACCTCGACCTCGAGAAGCTCGGGCTGCCCGCAGCGAGCGCCTTCGGCGTCGTCGACCTGCTCAGCGGCCAGCGCTGGACGTGGCGCTCGTCGAACTACGTGCGCCTCGACCCCGGCCAGGCGCACGTGCTGCACGTGCAGCGCTAA
- the glgX gene encoding glycogen debranching protein GlgX gives MQAHDLPPLGLHTGTLRVWSHHASDMALVLFDDAGQLSERLRMRRDGDIWSVTCDRLTPGRRYALSVDGPSGDVHRFDPERFVLDPYARSVENLGDAREQRWVAIVTEHEAFDWSTKPATKLQDSVIYELHVKGFTKLAEFVPEPLRGTYAGLADPNIIAHLQRLGITAVELLPVQAFTSETHLRRADTTNYWGYNTLGFFAPHADYATADAQAAGPEAVAREFKSMVQTLHDAGIEVLLDVVYNHTADEGDTGEPVLFAGIDRASYYRHLDGEQLLDVTGCGNSLDTNLPAAQRLVLDSLRYWTEEFGVDGFRFDLAVTLGRGADHAYHRDHPLLQAMTNDPVLRETKLIAEPWDVGTGGWQTGNFPGDEEFSWAEWNDEFRDRVRSFWVHSFSQARITGQHRQGLGELSTAMAGSSDRFNDARGPLASINFVTAHDGFTLRDLVSYNVKHNLLNGELGRDGTNDNRSFNFGREGDSADPLIDRSRQLAIRNLLGTLLISAGVPMLVAGDEFGRTQHGNNNPYNQDNAEFGWVDWNLTGPQEALIPHVRRLIQLRQEHPVLRPRLFNHTDTTRSEAARLSWFDPLGEPMHDWQWHTPTLRSLQFLASTEVPGDGRDRVLVLIHGVEDPAPFRIPLGPKIDGYRLLWDSSAEQVAEIDSDAMSVLVPGDRLRMVGPSMRIYAAV, from the coding sequence ATGCAGGCACACGACCTTCCCCCACTCGGACTCCACACGGGCACGCTCCGGGTTTGGTCCCACCACGCGAGCGATATGGCGCTCGTGCTCTTCGACGACGCCGGGCAGCTTTCCGAGCGCCTGCGGATGCGCCGCGACGGCGACATCTGGTCGGTCACATGCGATCGGCTGACGCCCGGCCGCCGCTACGCACTTTCGGTCGACGGCCCGAGCGGCGACGTGCACCGCTTCGACCCCGAGCGCTTCGTGCTCGACCCGTACGCCCGCTCGGTCGAAAACCTCGGGGATGCGCGTGAGCAGCGCTGGGTCGCGATCGTCACCGAGCACGAGGCGTTCGACTGGTCGACAAAGCCCGCGACGAAGCTGCAGGACTCGGTCATCTACGAGCTCCACGTGAAGGGCTTCACGAAGCTCGCCGAGTTCGTGCCCGAGCCGCTGCGCGGCACCTACGCCGGCCTCGCGGATCCGAACATCATCGCCCACTTGCAGCGCCTCGGCATCACCGCCGTCGAACTGCTGCCCGTGCAGGCGTTCACAAGCGAGACGCACCTGCGTCGCGCCGACACGACGAACTACTGGGGCTACAACACGCTCGGTTTCTTCGCGCCCCACGCCGACTACGCGACGGCCGATGCGCAGGCCGCCGGCCCCGAGGCAGTCGCCCGCGAATTCAAGTCGATGGTGCAGACGCTGCACGACGCGGGCATCGAAGTGCTGCTCGACGTCGTCTACAACCACACCGCCGACGAGGGCGACACCGGCGAGCCCGTGCTGTTCGCCGGCATCGACCGCGCGAGCTACTACCGCCACCTCGACGGCGAGCAGCTGCTCGACGTCACCGGCTGCGGCAACTCGCTCGACACGAACCTGCCGGCCGCGCAACGCCTCGTGCTCGACTCGCTGCGGTACTGGACCGAGGAGTTCGGCGTCGACGGCTTCCGCTTCGACCTCGCCGTGACGCTCGGCCGTGGCGCCGACCACGCCTACCACCGCGACCACCCGCTGCTGCAAGCGATGACGAACGACCCGGTGCTGCGCGAAACAAAGCTCATCGCCGAGCCGTGGGACGTCGGCACCGGCGGCTGGCAGACCGGCAACTTCCCCGGCGACGAGGAGTTCAGCTGGGCCGAGTGGAACGACGAGTTCCGCGACCGCGTGCGCAGCTTCTGGGTGCACAGCTTCTCGCAGGCGCGCATCACCGGCCAGCACCGCCAGGGCCTCGGCGAGTTGTCGACCGCGATGGCGGGGTCATCCGATCGCTTCAACGATGCCCGCGGCCCGCTCGCCTCGATCAACTTCGTCACCGCCCACGACGGCTTCACGCTTCGCGACCTCGTGAGTTACAACGTCAAGCACAACCTCCTCAACGGCGAGCTCGGGCGCGACGGCACGAACGACAACCGCTCGTTCAACTTCGGCCGCGAGGGCGACAGCGCCGACCCGCTGATTGACCGCAGCCGCCAGCTTGCGATCCGCAATCTGCTCGGCACGCTGCTCATCTCGGCCGGCGTGCCGATGCTCGTCGCCGGCGACGAGTTCGGGCGCACGCAGCACGGCAACAACAACCCGTACAACCAGGACAACGCCGAGTTCGGCTGGGTCGATTGGAACCTCACCGGCCCGCAGGAAGCCCTCATTCCGCACGTGCGCCGACTCATTCAGCTGCGGCAGGAGCATCCGGTGCTGCGGCCGCGCCTCTTCAACCACACCGACACCACGCGCTCCGAGGCCGCCCGCCTAAGCTGGTTCGACCCGCTCGGCGAGCCGATGCACGACTGGCAGTGGCACACCCCAACGCTGCGCTCGCTGCAGTTCCTCGCCTCGACCGAGGTGCCGGGCGATGGCCGCGACCGTGTGCTCGTGCTCATTCACGGTGTCGAAGACCCGGCGCCTTTCCGCATCCCGCTCGGCCCGAAGATCGACGGCTACCGCCTGCTCTGGGATTCGAGCGCCGAGCAGGTGGCCGAAATCGACTCGGATGCGATGAGCGTGCTGGTGCCCGGCGACCGTCTGCGCATGGTCGGCCCGTCGATGCGGATTTACGCGGCGGTCTAG
- a CDS encoding cysteine desulfurase family protein — protein sequence MPIYLDHAATTPLRPAARDAWLAAHERVGNPASIHAHGQSARASLESSRDRLARHLGAQAIEVVLTSGGTESINLAIKGFWWAANPVPGAPARPRILTTRAEHHATLDAVEWLVAHQGAEAEFVPVDARGCVDLDALERLLADGADRTAVISVLHANNEVGTVQPVAELGELGRRFGVPVHIDAVASLGHEDVDLRGWGVQAVSVSAHKVGGPVGVGALVVSRDATLEALVHGGGQQRGLRSGTQDVGGAAAFAAALDEAADPAERERLRGLRDALIQGIREAIPEARLRGAEPADGADPRLVNNVHFTFPGAQGDSLLYLLDMAQLSASTGSACQAGIPEPSHVLLAMGDDEATARGALRFTLGWDSTSADVAALLDALPAAYNTARRAGLSNRPR from the coding sequence ATGCCGATCTATTTGGATCATGCGGCGACCACGCCGCTTCGCCCCGCAGCCCGCGACGCCTGGCTTGCGGCTCACGAACGCGTCGGCAACCCCGCCTCTATTCACGCCCACGGGCAGAGCGCCCGCGCGAGCCTCGAGTCATCGCGCGATCGCCTCGCGCGGCACCTCGGCGCGCAGGCGATCGAGGTCGTACTGACTTCCGGCGGCACCGAGTCAATCAACCTCGCGATCAAGGGGTTTTGGTGGGCGGCGAACCCGGTGCCCGGCGCGCCCGCTCGGCCGCGCATCCTCACCACCCGGGCCGAACACCACGCGACGCTCGACGCGGTCGAGTGGCTCGTCGCGCACCAGGGCGCCGAGGCCGAGTTCGTGCCGGTGGATGCGCGGGGGTGCGTCGACCTGGATGCGCTCGAGCGGCTGCTCGCGGACGGCGCCGATCGCACGGCCGTGATCTCGGTGCTGCACGCCAATAACGAGGTGGGCACGGTGCAGCCGGTGGCCGAACTCGGCGAACTCGGGCGGCGGTTTGGCGTGCCGGTGCACATCGATGCGGTGGCGTCGCTCGGGCACGAGGATGTTGATCTGCGCGGCTGGGGTGTGCAGGCGGTGAGCGTGTCGGCGCACAAGGTCGGCGGGCCAGTCGGCGTGGGCGCGCTCGTGGTGTCGCGGGATGCGACGCTCGAGGCGCTCGTGCACGGCGGCGGCCAGCAGCGCGGGCTGCGCAGCGGCACACAGGATGTTGGGGGCGCGGCGGCGTTCGCGGCGGCGCTCGACGAGGCAGCCGACCCCGCCGAGCGCGAGCGCCTGCGCGGGCTGCGTGATGCGCTCATCCAAGGAATTCGCGAGGCGATTCCCGAGGCGCGGTTGCGTGGGGCCGAACCGGCCGATGGTGCGGATCCGCGGCTCGTGAACAACGTGCACTTCACGTTCCCGGGCGCGCAGGGAGACTCGCTCCTCTATCTGCTCGACATGGCGCAGTTGTCGGCGTCGACCGGCTCGGCGTGCCAGGCGGGCATCCCCGAACCGAGCCACGTGCTGCTCGCGATGGGCGACGACGAGGCGACGGCGCGAGGCGCCCTGCGCTTCACCCTCGGCTGGGACTCGACCTCCGCCGACGTCGCAGCCCTCCTCGACGCCCTCCCCGCCGCCTACAACACGGCCCGCCGAGCGGGCCTCAGCAACCGCCCCCGCTGA
- a CDS encoding uracil-xanthine permease family protein, with the protein MLSWKLHGNGRTVKPGEVVAPDERLAWPVTIGIGAQHVIAMFGATFLVPLLTGFPPSTTLLFSGVGTLLFLLITQNKVPSYLGSSFAFISPIMAATASNNMAVALGGVLITGIVLALIGILVQLVGTRWITWLMPPVVMGSIVALIGFNLAPTAYDNFEQSAPTAVVTLFAVVLCTALFRGILGRVSVLLGVVVGYVFAIFRGEVNFDRVADAAWIGLPEFHTPEFNLAVLPMFLPVILVLIAENVGHVTSVGQMTGRKLDHMVGRTLASDGIATALSATFGGSPTTTYGENIGVMSATRVYSTAAYWVAGIAAILLAMSPKVGEIIFSIPAGVLGGVTFVLYGLIGIVGIRMWVDSKVDFAKPKNQMTAGVALVVGIANVTWDFGGIIFNGIALGTLAALIIYHLMNQLGRLTGTDPRETATSSVPVQDAPRS; encoded by the coding sequence ATGTTGAGTTGGAAGCTGCACGGGAATGGCCGCACGGTGAAGCCGGGCGAGGTGGTCGCACCGGATGAGCGGCTCGCGTGGCCCGTCACGATCGGCATCGGGGCTCAGCACGTCATCGCGATGTTTGGCGCGACGTTCCTCGTGCCGCTGCTCACCGGCTTTCCGCCCTCGACGACGCTGCTGTTCTCGGGCGTCGGCACGCTGCTGTTCCTGCTCATCACGCAGAACAAGGTGCCGAGCTACCTCGGCTCAAGCTTTGCGTTCATCTCGCCGATCATGGCCGCGACCGCGTCGAACAATATGGCGGTCGCCCTCGGCGGTGTGCTCATCACTGGCATCGTGCTCGCCCTCATCGGCATCCTCGTGCAGCTCGTCGGCACGCGCTGGATCACCTGGCTCATGCCCCCGGTTGTCATGGGCTCGATCGTCGCGCTCATCGGCTTCAACCTTGCGCCCACGGCCTACGACAACTTCGAACAGTCGGCGCCGACTGCCGTCGTCACGCTGTTCGCGGTGGTGCTCTGCACCGCACTGTTCCGCGGCATCCTCGGCCGCGTCTCGGTGCTCCTCGGCGTTGTCGTCGGGTACGTCTTCGCGATCTTCCGCGGCGAGGTGAACTTCGACCGCGTCGCCGATGCGGCCTGGATCGGCCTGCCCGAATTCCACACCCCCGAGTTCAACCTCGCGGTGCTGCCAATGTTCCTCCCGGTGATTCTCGTGCTCATCGCCGAGAACGTCGGCCACGTCACCTCGGTTGGCCAAATGACCGGCCGCAAGCTCGACCACATGGTTGGCCGCACGCTCGCCTCCGACGGCATCGCGACCGCGCTCTCGGCGACGTTCGGCGGTTCGCCGACGACCACCTACGGCGAGAACATCGGCGTCATGAGCGCCACCCGCGTCTACTCGACGGCGGCCTATTGGGTCGCGGGCATCGCCGCGATCCTGCTCGCGATGAGCCCGAAGGTCGGCGAGATCATCTTTTCGATTCCGGCCGGCGTGCTTGGTGGCGTTACCTTCGTGCTCTATGGCCTCATCGGCATCGTCGGCATTCGCATGTGGGTTGACTCGAAGGTGGACTTCGCCAAGCCGAAGAACCAGATGACCGCGGGCGTCGCACTCGTTGTCGGCATCGCGAACGTCACGTGGGACTTCGGTGGCATCATCTTCAACGGCATCGCCCTTGGCACCCTCGCGGCGCTCATCATCTACCACCTGATGAACCAGCTCGGCCGCCTCACCGGCACCGACCCGCGCGAAACCGCGACGTCGTCGGTCCCAGTGCAGGATGCGCCCCGCAGCTAG
- a CDS encoding amidase — MTQRPVDVVEASIAELREALETGQATAVDLVEAYLARIDAYDGALNAIVVRNPDALAEARASDERRARGETLGPLDGIPYTAKDSYMARGLTVAAGSPAFKDLVAQRDAFTIERLRAGGAVLLGLTNMPPMANGGMQRGVYGRAESPYQREWLTSAFGSGSSNGSGTATAASFAAFGLAEESWSSGRAPASNNALCAYTPSRGVISMRGNWPLVPTMDVAVPHTRSMADLLEVLDAVVADDAETRGDFWRVQPWVTIPAASEVRPASYPALAASASLQGKRFGVPRMYINADEAAGTGEQPRFGGPTGTRIHTRESIMELWRAARADLEAAGAEVVEVDFPVVSNYEGDRPGTPTIGTRGLLPEGYLDHEILELSLWSWHDFLDANGDPRLNRLADVDEELIFPQPAGALPDQYGSLDFDIRRYVWFAREHGIPVLEDIPTIGEGLMGLEATRRIDLENWLQALGLDAVVFPAVADIGPADMDVNPASAELGWRNGVWVANGNLVPRHLGIPTVTVPMGTMADIGMPVGLTFAGRAYDDNALLGYGAAFEAIRPRRTVPGGTPRL, encoded by the coding sequence GTGACCCAACGCCCAGTCGACGTCGTCGAAGCGAGCATCGCCGAACTTCGCGAGGCCCTCGAAACGGGCCAGGCCACCGCGGTCGACCTCGTCGAGGCCTATCTGGCTCGCATCGACGCCTACGACGGGGCGCTCAACGCGATCGTCGTGCGCAACCCCGACGCGCTCGCCGAGGCGCGCGCATCCGACGAGCGCCGCGCCCGCGGCGAAACCCTCGGGCCGCTCGACGGCATCCCGTACACGGCGAAGGACAGCTACATGGCGCGCGGCCTCACCGTCGCCGCCGGCTCCCCCGCGTTCAAAGACCTCGTCGCGCAGCGCGACGCGTTCACAATCGAGCGGCTGCGCGCCGGCGGCGCCGTGCTGCTCGGGTTGACGAACATGCCACCGATGGCGAATGGCGGGATGCAGCGGGGCGTCTACGGCCGCGCCGAGAGCCCGTACCAGCGCGAGTGGCTCACCTCGGCGTTCGGCTCGGGGTCGTCGAACGGCTCGGGCACTGCGACCGCCGCGTCGTTCGCCGCGTTCGGCCTTGCCGAGGAGTCGTGGTCGTCGGGCCGCGCGCCCGCCTCGAACAACGCGCTCTGCGCCTACACGCCCTCGCGCGGCGTCATCTCGATGCGCGGCAACTGGCCGCTCGTGCCGACGATGGATGTCGCGGTGCCGCACACCCGCAGCATGGCCGATCTGCTCGAGGTGCTCGACGCCGTGGTCGCCGACGACGCCGAAACGCGCGGCGACTTCTGGCGCGTGCAGCCCTGGGTCACGATCCCCGCCGCCTCCGAGGTGCGGCCCGCGTCCTACCCGGCGCTCGCTGCGTCGGCGTCGCTGCAGGGCAAACGTTTCGGCGTGCCGCGCATGTACATCAACGCCGACGAGGCGGCCGGCACCGGCGAGCAGCCGCGCTTCGGCGGGCCGACCGGCACGCGCATCCATACCCGCGAGTCGATCATGGAGCTCTGGCGCGCTGCCCGCGCCGACCTCGAGGCGGCCGGCGCCGAGGTCGTCGAGGTCGACTTCCCCGTCGTGAGCAACTACGAGGGCGACCGACCCGGCACCCCGACCATCGGCACCCGCGGCCTGCTGCCCGAGGGCTACCTCGACCACGAGATTCTCGAGCTCTCGCTCTGGTCGTGGCACGACTTTCTCGATGCGAACGGCGACCCGCGACTCAACCGCCTCGCCGATGTCGACGAGGAGCTCATCTTCCCGCAGCCTGCCGGCGCGCTGCCCGACCAGTACGGCTCGCTCGACTTCGACATCCGCCGCTACGTCTGGTTCGCACGTGAGCACGGCATCCCGGTGCTCGAAGACATCCCAACCATCGGCGAGGGGCTGATGGGTCTCGAAGCGACGCGCCGCATCGACCTCGAGAACTGGTTGCAGGCGCTCGGCCTCGACGCCGTGGTCTTCCCCGCCGTCGCCGACATCGGGCCGGCCGACATGGATGTGAACCCGGCCTCGGCCGAGCTCGGCTGGCGCAACGGCGTGTGGGTCGCGAACGGCAACCTCGTGCCACGCCACCTCGGCATCCCGACCGTCACCGTGCCGATGGGCACGATGGCCGACATCGGGATGCCCGTGGGCCTCACCTTCGCCGGTCGCGCCTACGACGACAATGCGCTGCTCGGCTACGGCGCAGCGTTCGAGGCCATTCGCCCGCGCCGCACCGTACCGGGCGGAACCCCGCGGCTCTAG
- a CDS encoding ABC transporter ATP-binding protein: MTMMHGRGTGRNIPDESVMREQNGAAPEVPHLWRRIGTLFVPYRAPLSVALILVLITAALGVAPALLTQQAFDRGLFPVAGGGPDLVALWWIVGAMVAVLIVSAGISVWQTWLTAKVGNSVTADLRMRLFEKLQSMELGFFARTKTGEVQSRLQNDVGGVANVLQNTFTSIVGNIVTTIASIVAMFVLSWQLAVLSLIILPPLLLLQRRVGQRRARIATKTQQSLANMTAMTQEQLSVSGVLLTKTLGREDAATADYRAANEQQVGLQIQQAMAGQRFFAFVSVVMALVPVIIYVVAGYLITGGATLTAGTIVAFTSVNTQLRRPLLGLMRTGLDVQTSKALFARIFEYLNLQPAIVEPEQPQPLRPERVGDIEFRDVVFRYPDQRDDEPATLSGVSFSAKSGEFVAFVGPSGAGKSTIAYLSARLYDATDGVVAFAGTDVKQLRRADIVANVGMVSQESYLVHASIAENLRLAKPDASLEELETACRKASIHEQIMTFPDAYETIVGERGYRLSGGEKQRVAIARVLLKDPAVLVLDEATSALDAVSERHVQAAIDEASRGRTVVAIAHRLSTIREADVIHVVSHGEIVERGTHDELLAAGGAYATLYAESGE; this comes from the coding sequence ATGACAATGATGCACGGGCGAGGCACCGGTCGGAACATTCCTGACGAGTCGGTGATGCGCGAGCAGAACGGCGCCGCGCCCGAGGTACCGCACCTCTGGCGCCGCATCGGCACCCTCTTCGTGCCCTACCGCGCGCCGCTCTCGGTCGCGCTCATCCTCGTGCTTATCACCGCGGCACTCGGTGTCGCGCCCGCGCTGCTCACGCAGCAGGCGTTCGACCGCGGCCTGTTCCCGGTCGCGGGTGGCGGCCCCGACCTGGTCGCCCTGTGGTGGATCGTCGGCGCGATGGTCGCCGTGCTTATCGTGAGCGCCGGCATTTCGGTGTGGCAGACGTGGCTCACCGCGAAGGTCGGCAATTCGGTCACGGCCGATCTGCGCATGCGCCTGTTCGAGAAGCTCCAGTCGATGGAGCTCGGGTTCTTTGCCCGCACGAAGACGGGTGAGGTGCAGTCGCGCCTGCAGAACGACGTCGGCGGCGTCGCGAACGTGCTGCAGAACACCTTCACCTCGATCGTCGGCAACATCGTCACGACCATCGCCTCGATCGTCGCGATGTTCGTGCTGAGCTGGCAGCTCGCGGTGCTCTCGCTCATTATCCTGCCGCCGCTGCTCCTGCTGCAGCGTCGCGTCGGCCAGCGCCGCGCGCGCATCGCAACGAAGACGCAGCAGTCGCTCGCGAATATGACGGCGATGACCCAGGAGCAGCTCTCGGTGTCGGGTGTGCTGCTCACGAAGACGCTCGGCCGCGAAGACGCCGCGACCGCCGACTACCGCGCCGCGAACGAGCAGCAGGTGGGCCTGCAGATTCAGCAGGCCATGGCCGGCCAGCGCTTCTTCGCCTTCGTCAGCGTCGTCATGGCGCTCGTTCCCGTCATCATCTACGTCGTCGCCGGCTACCTCATCACCGGCGGCGCGACGCTCACGGCGGGTACGATCGTCGCCTTCACGAGCGTGAACACGCAGCTGCGCCGCCCGCTGCTCGGCCTGATGCGCACCGGCCTCGACGTGCAGACCTCGAAGGCGCTGTTCGCGCGCATCTTCGAATACCTCAACCTCCAGCCGGCCATTGTCGAGCCCGAGCAGCCGCAGCCGCTGCGGCCCGAGCGCGTCGGCGACATCGAGTTCCGCGACGTCGTCTTCCGCTACCCCGACCAGCGCGACGACGAGCCGGCGACGTTGAGCGGCGTCTCGTTCTCGGCGAAGTCGGGCGAGTTCGTGGCGTTCGTCGGCCCATCCGGCGCCGGCAAATCGACCATCGCCTACCTCTCGGCGCGGCTCTACGACGCGACGGATGGGGTGGTCGCCTTCGCGGGCACCGACGTGAAGCAGCTGCGCCGGGCCGACATCGTCGCAAACGTCGGCATGGTGAGCCAGGAGTCGTACCTCGTGCACGCGAGCATCGCCGAGAACCTCCGGCTCGCGAAACCCGACGCCTCGCTCGAGGAGCTCGAGACCGCGTGCCGCAAGGCGAGCATCCACGAGCAGATCATGACGTTCCCCGACGCCTACGAGACGATCGTGGGGGAGCGCGGCTACCGCCTCTCGGGCGGCGAGAAGCAGCGCGTCGCGATCGCCCGCGTGCTGCTGAAAGACCCGGCGGTGCTCGTGCTCGACGAGGCGACGAGCGCGCTGGATGCGGTGAGCGAGCGGCACGTGCAGGCGGCGATTGATGAGGCGAGCCGGGGCCGCACCGTGGTGGCGATTGCGCACCGGCTCTCGACGATCCGCGAGGCCGACGTCATTCACGTCGTGAGCCACGGCGAGATCGTCGAGCGCGGCACGCACGACGAGCTGCTCGCGGCCGGCGGAGCTTACGCGACCCTGTACGCCGAGTCGGGAGAGTAG